The DNA sequence CTGCGTCGCGTGCGCGCGCAGTGCCGCGAGCTTCGACGGCAGGTGCGCGGCGACGTCGAGGACCGTCGTGATCTCTTCGTCCGGGGTCACCGGCAGCTCGGCGTCCGGCGGCACCGGGAAGAGGGACGTCCCGTCCGCGCGCAGCTCCGCCAGGCCGGCGCGGACGGCGTCACGCGAAGCGACCGTGTGGAACACCCGCGCGACCGACGACGCCCGCGGCGCGGCGGCCATGGTGATCTCGTGGGCGCGGATGTGGTCGGGGTGGCCGTACCCGCCGAACGCGTCGTAGGTGACGACGACCTGCGGCCGGACCTCGTCGAGGATTTCCGCCAGCTGCGCGGCCTGCTCGTCGAGGGCACCACCGGCGAACGCCCGCGGGTGGGACGCCGCCGCCGTGCCCGCCATGCCCGAATCGCGCCACCGGCCGATCCCGCCCAGGTAACGATGTCGCGACACCCCCAGCGCGGCGCACGCGGCCGTCAGCTCGCCGACGCGATAACCGCCCAGCTGGTCGGCGGCCCAGGCCCCCAGCCCGGCCAGCTCCGGCAGCTCGCGGACGATCTCGCCTTCCTCACCGAGCGTGCAGGTCACCACGGTCACCTCGGCGCCTTCGGCGGCGTATCGTGCGATCGTGGCGCCGGTGGTGATGCTCTCGTCGTCGGGATGGGCGTGGACGAGCAGCAGCCTTCGCGGTACCGGAGAGATCACGGGTTGAGCGTAATTCCCGTGCTCCGACCTTAGTCGGGGACACCCTCGGTTATCCTCGCGCGAGTCGCGACCGCCGCGTCGCGATGGTCTGTACCCCCACGAAGGGCATCTTGGTGAGCACTGAAGCAACTTCGGCGAACGTCGCCGACGTGTCGGGATCCGTTCTGTCCATCTCCGACCTGAGCGTCTCGTTCCCGACCGAAGACGGCGTCGTCGACGCGGTCAAGGGCATCGGGTTCGACGTCAAGCCCGGCGAGATCGTCGCCGTCGTCGGTGAGTCCGGGTCCGGCAAGTCCGTCACGTCGATGTCGGTGCTGGGCCTGCTGCCCAAGACCAGCCGCATCGCCGGCGAGCTCCGCCTGGGCGAACGCAACCTGGCGGAGCTCAAGGAAAAGGACATGCAGAAGATCCGCGGCAACCAGGTCGCGATGATCTTCCAGGAGCCGATGACGGCGCTGAACCCGGTCTACACGATCGGCTGGCAGCTGCGCGAGGCCCTGCGTTCGCACCAGGACATCTCGAAGGCCGCCGCCGACAAGCGCGCGGTCGAGCTGATCGACCTGGTCGGCATCCCGAACCCGGCGCAGCGGTTCAAGCAGTACCCGCACCAGCTCTCGGGCGGCCTGCGCCAGCGCGTCGTCATCGCCATGGCGATCGCCTGCGACCCGAAGGTCATCATCGCCGACGAGCCGACCACCGCGCTCGACGTCACCGTGCAGGCGGAGATCCTCGGCCTGCTGCGCAAGCTGCGCGACACCCTCGACACCGCGATCGTGCTGATCACGCACGACATGGGCGTCGTCGCCGACATGGCCGACCGCGTCATCGTGATGTACCAGGGCGAGATCGTCGAAGAGGCGCCGGTGCGCGAACTGTTCGCCTCGCCCAAGGAGGACTACACCCGGCGGCTGCTCGCCGCGGTGCCGGTCCTCGGCCAGCGCCCCGAGGGGCGCCGCCTGCTCGACACCGGGATCGACGCCGACAGCACCGAGGCGGCCAAGATCGCCGAGGACATCCGGCTGGCCGACGCCGAGCTGGAAGCCGTGATCGAAGAGGCCGCACCGGCCCTGGAGATCAAGAACCTCGTCCTCGAGTACCCGGGCCGCCGCGGCCAGGGCAAGAACCGCGCGGTGGACGACGTCTCGCTGACCATCGCCAAGGGCGAGATCGTCGGCCTGGTCGGCGAGTCCGGCTCCGGGAAGTCGACCGTCGGCCGCTGCGCCGTGGGCCTGCTCCGGGCCACCCAGGGCACGATCGCGATCGCGGGCAAGGACATCACCACGATGTCCGCGAAGGAAATCCGCCCGCTTCGCCGGTTCTTCTCGATCGTGTTCCAGGACCCGGCGTCCACGTTGGACCCGAAGATGACGATCGGCGAGTCGATCGCCGAGCCGATGGTGCTGCACAAGGTGCTGGCCGGCAAGGAGCTCTCGGCCCGCGTGCGCTCGCTGCTCGACAAGGTCGAGCTGGGCGGGCACTACATGAACCGCTACCCGCACGAGCTCTCGGGCGGCCAGCGCCAGCGCGTCGCGATCGCCCGCGCGCTGTCGCTCGACCCGGCGCTGCTGATCGCCGACGAGCCGACCTCGGCGCTGGACGTGTCGGTGCAGGCCCGTGTCCTGGACCTGTTCCTCGACCTGCAGCAGTCGCTGCAGTTCGCGTGCCTGTTCATCAGCCACGACCTCGCCGTGGTCGACCTGCTGGCCGACCGCGTCGCGGTGATGCAGTACGGCAAGCTGGTCGAGGTCGGCACCCGCGACCAGGTGCTGCACTCGCCCCAGCAGGAGTACACCCGGCGCCTGCTGTCGGCGGCCCCGGTCGCCGACCCGGTGCTGCAGGCCGAGCGCCGCGCGGCCTGGGAAGCGGGCCGGCTGGCGCCGGTCGCCGACTGACGCTCCCGTAGACACGTCGAAGGCCGCCACCCGGCTCGGGTGGCGGCCTTCGACGTTCCTGGGGCCCGGGTTCGCTCTCACTCTGCTTCCACTGCGTGGGCCCCGGGTGTCAGCCGACCCGGATGCGGGGGTCGAGGATGCCCATGCCGTGCCAGGTGAAGACCGTCTCCGTGATGATCGCGCCGGTCACCGTGGCGCCGAAGTTGACCGAGAACAGCGTCATCACCGGGATCAGCGCGTTGCGGAACGCGTGCCGCCAGATCACGCGGGTGTTCGTGGCGCCCTTGGCGCGCGCTGTGCGCACGTAGTCGGCGTCCAGCACCTCCAGCATCGACGCGCGCTGGAAGCGGCTGTAGGCGGCGAACGTGATGGCCATGATGGACAGTGTCGGCAGCAGGAACGCGCCGACGTACTTCGCGAGCGCGTCGCCGACGCCGGTCGCCGAGAGGCTCTCCGGGCTCGTCGTGCGCAGCCACGGGTCCCCGAGGACGTCCGCCAGCCCGAGGTCGCGGACCCAGATGTTGGCGCGGATCGCGTAGCCCTTGAGCACGATGGCGACGCAGAAGATCGGCATCGAGAACATCAGGAACGCCAGCGTCGTCGCGATGTAGTCCCAGAGCGAGTACTGCTTGACGGCGGCGAGCACACCCACCAGCACCCCGAGGACCAGGGCCAGCACCGACGCCGCGAGCACCAGTTCGAGCGTCACCCGGAACGCCGCCAGCACTTTCGGCGCCACCGGCTGGAGCGCGTTGCCCTGCGCGACGGAGATGCCCCAGTCGCCGGACAGGAAGTGGCCGAGCCAGGTGAAGTACCGCGTGAAGACAGGCTGGTCCAGACCGAGCCGGTGCTCGGTGTCGGCGATCGCCTGCGCGCTGATGCCGGGTTTGCTCCGGAGCTCCCCGAGCGGGTCGCCCGTGTTCGCGACCATGACGAAGCAGAGGAACGTGCCGACCAGCAGGACCGGGATCGAGACGAGCAGCCTGCGGACCACGTACACCACGAGATTCATCCGAAACCCCCAGGTCCGGCGGTCCTCGCGGCAAACGGCCGCGGGGGTGACCGGAATCCCGGTCACCCCCGCGGCGCGTGGTCAGGCCTTCATTCTCCGCTGACGCGGGTCGAAGGCGTCGCGAAGACCGTCACCGATGAAGTTGATCGTCAGTGAAATCAGCACGAGCACGATGAACGGCCCGAAGAACAGCGCCGGCCGCGTCTGCAGCTGGGCGTAGTTCTCCAGGATGACGCGGCCGAGCGAGGTGTCCGGCAGCTGGACACCGAGGCCGATGAACGACAGCGCGGCTTCCGCCAGCACGGCCTGCG is a window from the Amycolatopsis sp. NBC_00355 genome containing:
- the mshB gene encoding N-acetyl-1-D-myo-inositol-2-amino-2-deoxy-alpha-D-glucopyranoside deacetylase is translated as MISPVPRRLLLVHAHPDDESITTGATIARYAAEGAEVTVVTCTLGEEGEIVRELPELAGLGAWAADQLGGYRVGELTAACAALGVSRHRYLGGIGRWRDSGMAGTAAASHPRAFAGGALDEQAAQLAEILDEVRPQVVVTYDAFGGYGHPDHIRAHEITMAAAPRASSVARVFHTVASRDAVRAGLAELRADGTSLFPVPPDAELPVTPDEEITTVLDVAAHLPSKLAALRAHATQLTVVEGAVPHFALTNELAQPIPAHDYFVLAHGPAEGAAGDLFGGL
- a CDS encoding ABC transporter ATP-binding protein, which translates into the protein MSTEATSANVADVSGSVLSISDLSVSFPTEDGVVDAVKGIGFDVKPGEIVAVVGESGSGKSVTSMSVLGLLPKTSRIAGELRLGERNLAELKEKDMQKIRGNQVAMIFQEPMTALNPVYTIGWQLREALRSHQDISKAAADKRAVELIDLVGIPNPAQRFKQYPHQLSGGLRQRVVIAMAIACDPKVIIADEPTTALDVTVQAEILGLLRKLRDTLDTAIVLITHDMGVVADMADRVIVMYQGEIVEEAPVRELFASPKEDYTRRLLAAVPVLGQRPEGRRLLDTGIDADSTEAAKIAEDIRLADAELEAVIEEAAPALEIKNLVLEYPGRRGQGKNRAVDDVSLTIAKGEIVGLVGESGSGKSTVGRCAVGLLRATQGTIAIAGKDITTMSAKEIRPLRRFFSIVFQDPASTLDPKMTIGESIAEPMVLHKVLAGKELSARVRSLLDKVELGGHYMNRYPHELSGGQRQRVAIARALSLDPALLIADEPTSALDVSVQARVLDLFLDLQQSLQFACLFISHDLAVVDLLADRVAVMQYGKLVEVGTRDQVLHSPQQEYTRRLLSAAPVADPVLQAERRAAWEAGRLAPVAD